In Anaerolineales bacterium, one DNA window encodes the following:
- a CDS encoding sodium:solute symporter family protein, whose amino-acid sequence MELEGYSHVWLIVTFIVGFFAVRMGVGIWASRKISNAADYIVAGRRLPIYMVGASVMATWFAAETLLGASSTAYQYGFQGVVFDPFGAAACLFLSAFFFTRLMRRARYLTVVDFFERRYGKGMTILASLAQLLTYFVWTGAQIVAAGTIVVALFPDVPLVVGMALVTVWVVGYTMLGGMLADTMLDFIQMFFTAGGVTLIFAFLLYQVGGWEGMTAISETLYNPKPFTLLPDMTEGGAGYLGYFKATAWIYWLAAWMAIGLGSVPTQDLFQRSMSARNESTAVWGTYLAGVLYLVFGVMSPLIGIMMFKLDPNVVNFDGVLIMAALNYVPPVLVALFMAALASALMSTADSSLLAGASVVTQNLFPLFGKKLDSASEVKWTRIMVAVNGTIGIVIAASAAVIYELGVVAWSILLVGLFTPFAFGMYWKKANQYGAAAAFIGGFLAWAIGIVIAYNVGIGGDPTLLVCEGDTDCAFWDATYIASLPAFLTSIAMMIVVSLATQKKDAPKPITDVDGERMDTNPVHYLGLIPIRDALRKLRPEEYDK is encoded by the coding sequence ATGGAACTGGAAGGCTATTCACATGTTTGGTTGATCGTGACATTCATCGTCGGCTTTTTTGCCGTGCGCATGGGTGTCGGCATTTGGGCTTCGCGAAAAATTTCAAATGCCGCGGATTATATCGTTGCCGGGCGCAGGTTACCGATCTACATGGTCGGTGCCTCGGTGATGGCAACCTGGTTCGCCGCTGAAACACTGTTGGGGGCGTCTTCGACGGCATATCAATATGGATTTCAGGGGGTGGTGTTCGACCCGTTCGGGGCGGCGGCATGTCTCTTCCTTTCGGCGTTTTTCTTTACGCGCCTGATGCGCCGTGCACGCTACCTGACCGTCGTGGACTTTTTTGAGCGCCGCTACGGAAAGGGAATGACCATTCTGGCTTCGCTGGCCCAACTCTTGACATATTTTGTTTGGACGGGTGCGCAGATCGTTGCCGCTGGCACCATTGTAGTTGCCCTGTTCCCGGATGTGCCGCTCGTGGTCGGGATGGCGCTTGTGACCGTCTGGGTGGTCGGCTACACCATGCTGGGCGGGATGCTGGCAGATACCATGCTTGATTTCATTCAGATGTTTTTCACGGCGGGCGGTGTCACCCTCATTTTTGCATTTCTGCTATATCAAGTGGGCGGCTGGGAAGGCATGACCGCCATCAGCGAAACGCTATACAACCCGAAACCGTTCACCCTTCTGCCGGACATGACGGAAGGCGGGGCTGGGTATCTCGGCTACTTCAAGGCGACCGCCTGGATCTACTGGCTGGCGGCGTGGATGGCGATCGGTCTCGGCTCGGTTCCCACGCAGGACTTGTTCCAGCGTTCCATGTCCGCTCGCAATGAATCGACGGCGGTTTGGGGAACGTATCTGGCGGGTGTACTGTACCTGGTCTTCGGCGTCATGTCTCCTTTGATCGGCATCATGATGTTCAAACTTGACCCGAATGTGGTCAATTTTGACGGGGTGTTGATCATGGCTGCGCTGAATTATGTCCCGCCTGTGCTCGTGGCGCTCTTCATGGCGGCGCTCGCTTCAGCGCTGATGAGCACAGCGGATAGCTCCCTGCTGGCGGGCGCTTCGGTCGTGACCCAGAACCTGTTCCCGTTATTCGGGAAAAAACTCGATTCCGCCAGCGAAGTCAAATGGACACGCATCATGGTTGCCGTCAACGGCACGATTGGCATCGTCATTGCCGCCTCTGCGGCGGTGATCTATGAACTGGGCGTGGTGGCCTGGTCCATCCTGCTGGTCGGCTTGTTCACGCCCTTTGCATTCGGCATGTACTGGAAAAAAGCCAATCAATATGGTGCGGCGGCGGCTTTCATTGGAGGGTTTCTGGCGTGGGCAATCGGCATTGTGATCGCCTACAACGTCGGTATCGGCGGAGACCCCACCCTTCTCGTTTGTGAAGGTGACACGGATTGCGCGTTCTGGGACGCGACCTATATCGCCTCGCTCCCTGCCTTCCTTACTTCCATTGCGATGATGATCGTCGTCTCGCTGGCGACCCAGAAGAAGGATGCCCCCAAGCCGATCACCGATGTGGATGGCGAACGGATGGATACCAATCCTGTTCACTATCTTGGTCTGATTCCCATCAGGGACGCGCTCCGCAAGTTGCGCCCCGAAGAATACGACAAATAG
- a CDS encoding ABC transporter permease: MSAFPVYPRQKVRLGTRIGSWLLGSNAALVFGFLYLPVIILIIFSFNDTRSVAVFTGFSTEWYLKLSQNTELLEAARNSLLVGLITTIVATVIGTLTALAMDRYRFKLRTTFDANLYLPIVIPEIVMGIALLLFFNQALFPFMQNVFGIRATTGLHTITLAHIAFDIPFVYVIVRARLADFDRTLEEAAADLGADEWNTFKRVTLPLLMPGIIGGALMAFTLSLDDYLITVFTKGVQDQTMPLYIYSLVRKGVTPEINALSTVLLVGSIGLVGLSLTAQSGGALYTRAMSFGAGLGLGAYGLSSLPAVFAPGDFTAASLIIRLLLLAGCYWAWNSFKGFREELHETNNPGRVLAWIAVFIVAFAAYLSMFLLLS, from the coding sequence GTGAGTGCATTTCCTGTGTATCCCCGCCAAAAAGTGCGCCTCGGTACACGGATCGGCAGCTGGCTTCTCGGGTCAAATGCGGCTTTGGTGTTTGGCTTCCTTTATCTGCCGGTGATCATCTTGATCATCTTTTCCTTCAATGATACCCGCTCGGTAGCGGTGTTTACAGGATTTTCGACAGAATGGTATTTGAAACTCTCCCAAAACACCGAACTTCTGGAAGCGGCTCGCAATAGCCTGTTGGTTGGTTTGATTACTACCATTGTCGCCACTGTCATCGGCACGTTGACAGCCCTGGCAATGGACCGTTACCGCTTCAAGTTGCGGACTACCTTTGATGCCAATTTGTATCTCCCGATTGTTATTCCTGAGATCGTCATGGGCATTGCCCTGCTGTTGTTCTTCAATCAGGCGCTTTTCCCGTTTATGCAAAACGTGTTTGGCATCCGTGCGACGACCGGATTGCACACCATTACTTTAGCGCACATCGCCTTCGACATCCCCTTTGTCTATGTCATCGTGCGCGCCCGCCTGGCGGACTTCGACCGCACGCTGGAGGAAGCCGCCGCAGACCTTGGCGCGGACGAGTGGAATACCTTCAAGCGGGTGACCCTGCCCCTGCTTATGCCCGGCATCATCGGCGGCGCTCTCATGGCGTTCACCCTGTCTTTGGATGACTACCTGATCACCGTCTTTACCAAGGGCGTGCAGGATCAGACCATGCCGTTGTACATCTATTCGCTTGTGCGCAAAGGCGTCACCCCGGAGATTAACGCGCTCTCCACGGTACTGCTCGTTGGTTCCATTGGCTTGGTCGGGCTTTCCCTGACAGCCCAAAGCGGCGGCGCGCTCTACACGCGCGCCATGTCCTTTGGCGCCGGGCTGGGGCTTGGTGCATACGGCTTGTCCAGCCTGCCTGCGGTGTTTGCGCCGGGCGATTTTACGGCAGCGTCCCTGATTATTCGGCTTCTCTTGCTGGCGGGTTGTTACTGGGCTTGGAATTCCTTCAAAGGCTTCCGCGAAGAATTGCATGAGACGAACAACCCCGGCAGGGTGCTTGCATGGATTGCGGTTTTTATCGTCGCCTTCGCCGCATACCTATCCATGTTCCTGTTACTATCCTGA
- a CDS encoding sodium:solute symporter family protein produces MDGYEYSGLIIGGIVVILIIRLGVGYWASKKVETTTDYVLAGRRLPLWMAAPSIMATWFAAETLMGSSSEAYKYGLQGVIFDPFGATLCLVLSAFLIVRLARRAQYVTIMDFFQQRYGTTMSVVGSVAQIIGYFGWTAAQIVAGGAILQALLGWDLSVGMVLVAGVVTIYTMAGGLWADTALDFMQMFLTTIGLLVIFIGILWAVGGLDAFLGMAGAQYTDYPFALAPTEEEGYLGYSGTLGWFYYAAAWMAIGLGSIPAQDYLQRTCAAKNENVAVKATYIAAFLYITFGVLSPFIGMAAYSAIGPDIPSDETQFIIITMAMKYLHPILTALFVAALASALMSTSDSSMLAGATMFTENIVKAFKPDLADKTQLLLTRLALAVSGILSLIIALWAETIYELAILANTCILVGMVAPYVIGMYWKKANHIGALTSFFSGSISWGFLSVYYYQQTFVLCEGDLYCSFWDAVYIASTPAFIISIIAFIIVSLATGKIDPPKILKDVYGKPVDMKNALGWGNLNDLPESSASPAADD; encoded by the coding sequence ATGGATGGGTACGAATACTCAGGTTTGATCATCGGGGGGATTGTGGTGATTTTGATAATCCGTTTGGGGGTTGGGTATTGGGCGTCTAAAAAAGTGGAGACGACAACGGATTATGTGCTGGCGGGACGCCGCCTGCCGTTGTGGATGGCGGCTCCGTCCATCATGGCGACCTGGTTCGCCGCAGAGACGTTGATGGGGTCGAGTTCGGAGGCGTATAAATATGGCTTGCAAGGTGTGATCTTCGACCCGTTTGGCGCGACGTTGTGCCTCGTGTTGTCCGCCTTCCTGATCGTGCGCCTGGCGCGCCGCGCACAATATGTGACGATCATGGATTTCTTCCAACAGCGTTACGGCACGACCATGTCGGTGGTGGGATCGGTGGCACAGATCATTGGCTACTTCGGCTGGACGGCGGCGCAGATCGTGGCAGGCGGCGCAATTTTGCAAGCCCTGCTCGGCTGGGATTTGTCCGTGGGCATGGTGCTGGTGGCTGGCGTGGTGACGATCTACACGATGGCAGGCGGTCTATGGGCGGATACCGCGCTCGACTTCATGCAGATGTTCCTGACGACCATCGGCTTGCTGGTCATCTTCATCGGCATCTTATGGGCGGTGGGTGGTCTCGATGCCTTCCTTGGCATGGCGGGCGCGCAGTACACCGATTATCCCTTCGCGCTTGCGCCAACAGAGGAGGAGGGCTATCTCGGCTATAGCGGCACGTTGGGATGGTTCTACTATGCCGCGGCGTGGATGGCGATCGGCCTCGGTTCCATTCCTGCGCAGGATTATCTCCAGCGCACCTGCGCCGCAAAGAACGAAAACGTGGCGGTCAAAGCCACCTATATTGCCGCGTTCCTGTACATCACCTTCGGTGTGCTTTCCCCGTTCATCGGCATGGCAGCATATTCCGCCATCGGACCCGATATTCCATCGGATGAAACGCAATTTATCATCATCACGATGGCGATGAAATACCTGCACCCAATTTTGACGGCGCTCTTTGTGGCGGCGCTTGCCTCGGCGTTGATGAGCACCTCCGACAGTTCCATGCTGGCTGGGGCGACAATGTTCACGGAGAATATCGTCAAGGCCTTCAAGCCCGACCTCGCGGATAAAACCCAATTACTTCTCACCCGTCTTGCGCTCGCAGTCAGCGGCATCTTAAGCCTCATCATCGCGCTCTGGGCGGAAACCATCTACGAGCTGGCAATACTGGCGAATACCTGTATTCTGGTCGGAATGGTGGCGCCTTATGTGATCGGCATGTATTGGAAGAAAGCCAATCACATCGGCGCGCTCACATCATTCTTCTCTGGCTCGATATCGTGGGGCTTTCTCTCGGTTTATTACTACCAGCAGACCTTCGTCCTCTGTGAAGGCGACTTGTACTGTTCGTTTTGGGATGCCGTTTATATCGCATCCACGCCCGCCTTCATCATCTCGATCATCGCCTTCATCATCGTATCGCTGGCGACGGGCAAGATCGACCCGCCGAAGATCTTGAAGGATGTGTACGGTAAACCTGTGGACATGAAGAACGCGCTTGGATGGGGCAACCTGAACGACCTGCCCGAATCCTCCGCTTCCCCCGCCGCTGACGATTGA
- a CDS encoding aminotransferase class III-fold pyridoxal phosphate-dependent enzyme — translation MSGDLNRAIEYAEKWIEIIHKADVPEKEGKWIIDESKYNFAEHYNRNWLEYRKSVTEAGDWAAVEWSGSGAVFKDVLGREYLDFLGGYGMMDLGWSHPEVVATVRAQLDRSPMPSQELLDPLRGVLAKLLASILPGDLKYSWFGASGTEANEAAMKIAKLYTGKTAFIVAVKAFHGKTMGSLSLIGKSDFRASVGPMYGGQVYHVPFGDAEAVERQLEICDKVGIGVAAVVFEPIQGEAGAIVPPDDFWPRIRAATRKHGVLLIADEVQTGLGRTGKLWGVDHWDVTPDVITVAKSLGGGVMPISAVTTTEEIFHPMMYPNPFMHTTTTGGGALACSAAIAAIHITLRERLWEKAAEKGEYLIENLDKFVVQYPQIYEKITGKGLLIGMHFKNPETGYKVASALFRRNVLVAGTLTNAQTIRIEPPLVVMREQMDALLDRLDDALKEISKSM, via the coding sequence ATGTCAGGCGATCTTAATCGTGCCATTGAGTATGCTGAAAAATGGATCGAGATCATCCACAAGGCGGATGTTCCGGAAAAGGAGGGGAAGTGGATCATTGATGAATCAAAATATAATTTTGCCGAACATTACAATCGCAACTGGCTCGAGTACCGCAAATCTGTGACGGAGGCGGGCGACTGGGCGGCGGTGGAATGGAGCGGTTCCGGCGCTGTCTTCAAGGATGTGCTGGGACGCGAATATCTGGATTTCCTGGGCGGCTACGGCATGATGGACCTGGGTTGGAGTCACCCCGAGGTGGTGGCGACCGTCCGCGCGCAACTAGACCGCTCGCCGATGCCATCGCAGGAGCTGCTTGACCCGCTGCGTGGTGTGCTGGCGAAATTGCTGGCATCCATCCTGCCCGGCGATTTGAAATACAGCTGGTTTGGCGCAAGCGGTACGGAAGCCAATGAAGCCGCCATGAAAATTGCGAAACTGTACACCGGGAAGACCGCCTTCATTGTGGCGGTGAAAGCCTTCCACGGCAAGACGATGGGCTCGCTTTCACTCATAGGGAAATCGGATTTTCGTGCATCGGTGGGCCCCATGTATGGGGGGCAGGTGTATCATGTCCCGTTCGGTGATGCAGAGGCGGTGGAGCGGCAGCTCGAAATCTGCGATAAGGTTGGCATTGGAGTCGCAGCGGTGGTGTTCGAACCGATTCAGGGCGAGGCAGGGGCGATTGTCCCGCCGGATGATTTCTGGCCCCGCATTCGCGCCGCAACCAGGAAGCATGGTGTGTTGTTAATAGCAGATGAAGTGCAGACGGGATTGGGCAGGACTGGAAAGCTATGGGGCGTGGATCATTGGGATGTTACTCCCGACGTTATCACGGTTGCCAAGTCACTGGGCGGCGGTGTGATGCCCATCAGCGCGGTGACAACCACGGAGGAAATATTCCATCCGATGATGTACCCGAACCCCTTCATGCACACCACGACCACCGGCGGCGGTGCGCTGGCCTGTTCGGCCGCGATCGCTGCCATTCATATCACTCTGCGTGAGCGCCTTTGGGAAAAAGCTGCGGAGAAGGGCGAATATCTTATTGAAAATTTGGATAAATTCGTTGTACAATATCCGCAAATTTATGAGAAAATAACTGGCAAAGGTCTTCTGATTGGTATGCATTTCAAAAATCCCGAAACAGGCTATAAAGTGGCTTCCGCGTTATTCAGGCGCAATGTTTTGGTGGCAGGGACATTGACAAACGCGCAGACGATCCGGATTGAGCCACCGCTGGTTGTCATGCGGGAGCAGATGGATGCATTGCTTGATCGTCTCGACGACGCGCTAAAGGAAATCAGCAAATCGATGTAA
- a CDS encoding Lrp/AsnC family transcriptional regulator: protein MDSAIGNHSERLDKIDMYIIDAMRRDGREAFAQIAENLGVSPGMVRQRYNRLVKLGYLKVVAVTNPLMMGKRTMAMIGVRTDGRKMLEVANKLIKFDEVVYIVVVSGRFDIMVEVFCSDHEDLLKFMTEKLAKVDGVRETESFMYLKITKEIYF, encoded by the coding sequence ATGGACAGCGCAATTGGCAATCACTCTGAGCGGCTGGACAAGATAGACATGTATATTATCGATGCAATGCGGCGGGACGGCAGGGAAGCCTTCGCTCAAATTGCTGAAAATCTCGGCGTTTCGCCTGGCATGGTCCGCCAGCGCTACAACCGCCTCGTAAAACTTGGTTACCTAAAAGTCGTCGCTGTCACCAACCCGCTTATGATGGGTAAGCGCACCATGGCCATGATCGGCGTCCGCACGGATGGGCGCAAAATGCTGGAAGTGGCAAACAAGCTTATTAAATTCGACGAGGTTGTTTACATCGTCGTTGTCAGCGGCAGGTTCGACATCATGGTCGAAGTCTTTTGTAGTGACCACGAGGACCTGCTTAAATTCATGACCGAAAAACTTGCAAAGGTGGATGGAGTCCGCGAGACGGAATCCTTCATGTATCTGAAGATCACCAAAGAGATCTATTTTTAG
- a CDS encoding spermidine/putrescine ABC transporter substrate-binding protein → MKKSLIYLFVLVALVLSACQPAPDAVPADGSDAGGAAELSERCGDGSQPLAERIYFYNWVEYFDPSIKDMFMEECGVEVVETNFDSNETLLATLQAGGADYDIIVPSDYMVQIMISEGMLMELDFNLISNISNMDDLNVNQYFDPEQKYTVPYFWGTSGFAVDTNVVTEYEDSWSMMFDPNSPYCGQISMLDDQRETIGAALMYLGYPLNSTDPAQLEEAKDLLIEQSKCVKAYDSQTNDDLVVAGETVLGHMWTGDAILAGLPDYGGRDGIIYVIPQEGCVIWQDNLAIPVNAPNAYTAMVFINYLNYPEIAAQNVEFVGYGTPNEASKEFIDPEMLADEGIYPPPDVEARLQWIEDVGDALQLYDRIWTEFKASIGS, encoded by the coding sequence ATGAAAAAGAGTTTGATTTACCTGTTTGTGCTTGTGGCTCTTGTGCTTTCGGCGTGTCAGCCCGCCCCTGATGCCGTGCCCGCCGACGGCTCGGATGCAGGCGGCGCTGCGGAACTGTCCGAGCGTTGCGGCGATGGCAGCCAGCCGCTCGCAGAACGAATTTATTTCTACAACTGGGTTGAGTATTTCGACCCCTCTATCAAGGACATGTTCATGGAGGAATGCGGCGTGGAGGTCGTGGAGACCAATTTCGACTCGAACGAAACGCTTCTCGCCACGCTCCAGGCTGGCGGCGCCGACTACGACATTATCGTCCCCTCGGATTACATGGTGCAGATTATGATTTCCGAAGGTATGTTGATGGAACTCGATTTCAACCTCATCAGCAACATTTCCAACATGGACGACCTGAACGTCAACCAATACTTCGATCCCGAACAAAAATATACCGTTCCCTATTTCTGGGGAACCTCTGGTTTTGCCGTGGACACAAACGTTGTGACCGAATACGAAGATTCCTGGAGCATGATGTTCGATCCGAATTCGCCCTACTGCGGCCAGATCAGCATGTTGGACGACCAGCGTGAAACCATTGGCGCTGCGCTCATGTATCTTGGGTATCCCCTAAATTCCACCGATCCTGCCCAACTCGAAGAAGCCAAGGACCTGCTGATCGAGCAATCCAAGTGCGTAAAAGCCTATGACAGCCAGACCAATGATGACCTGGTCGTTGCCGGCGAAACCGTCCTTGGTCATATGTGGACGGGTGATGCAATTCTCGCCGGACTGCCCGATTACGGCGGACGCGATGGCATTATTTATGTCATCCCGCAGGAAGGCTGCGTCATCTGGCAGGATAACCTCGCGATCCCCGTGAATGCGCCGAACGCTTATACTGCGATGGTCTTCATCAACTACCTCAACTACCCCGAGATTGCCGCGCAGAACGTGGAGTTTGTCGGTTATGGAACGCCAAACGAAGCCTCCAAGGAATTCATTGACCCCGAAATGCTTGCAGACGAAGGCATCTATCCGCCCCCGGATGTTGAAGCCCGATTGCAATGGATCGAGGATGTGGGCGATGCTCTTCAGTTGTACGACCGCATCTGGACGGAGTTCAAAGCTTCCATTGGCAGCTAG
- a CDS encoding saccharopine dehydrogenase C-terminal domain-containing protein, translating to MRILLVGVGGVGEAIAAIARPRKWMELMVLADYNVKRAEEVQKKLGDNKRFPVEFIDAGDQQSIEELAKKYRVDLIMNSVDPIFNKQIFDAAYKVGVTYMDMAMTLSEPHPTDPFNKPGVKLGDYQFEKAKDWEKKGLLALVGIGVEPGMADVFARYAADHLFDEIDEVGVRDGANITIEGYDFAPNFSIWTTIEECLNPPVIWQDGQWFTTPPFSEPEIFDFPEIGPVEVVNVEHEEVLLVPRWVKAKRVTFKYGLGDEFISVLKTLHMLGLDNKEKINVKGVQVAPRDVVAACLPDPAHLGDKMKGKTCAGTYVTGTKDGKKRAVYLYQVADNEECMKAWGCQAVVAQTAFSAVIAMDLLKHGAWKGKGVLGPEAFPPDPFMEKMTDYGFPYGMKELTA from the coding sequence ATGAGAATATTGCTAGTAGGAGTGGGCGGAGTGGGGGAGGCCATTGCCGCAATCGCCAGGCCGCGCAAGTGGATGGAGTTGATGGTGCTGGCAGATTACAATGTCAAACGCGCTGAAGAGGTGCAGAAAAAACTGGGGGACAACAAGCGCTTTCCCGTCGAGTTCATCGACGCGGGGGACCAGCAAAGCATCGAAGAACTGGCCAAGAAATACCGGGTGGATCTCATCATGAACTCGGTGGATCCCATTTTCAACAAGCAGATCTTCGATGCCGCCTATAAGGTCGGCGTGACCTACATGGACATGGCGATGACACTCTCTGAACCGCATCCCACCGACCCGTTCAACAAGCCCGGCGTGAAACTGGGCGACTACCAGTTCGAAAAAGCCAAGGACTGGGAAAAGAAAGGTTTGCTCGCGCTCGTTGGTATCGGCGTGGAGCCTGGCATGGCGGATGTCTTCGCCCGCTATGCGGCGGATCATCTTTTCGACGAGATTGACGAAGTTGGCGTCCGTGACGGAGCGAATATCACCATCGAAGGCTATGACTTTGCTCCTAACTTCTCCATCTGGACAACCATCGAAGAATGCCTGAATCCACCAGTGATCTGGCAGGACGGGCAGTGGTTTACCACACCGCCGTTCTCCGAACCTGAGATATTTGACTTCCCTGAGATCGGACCTGTCGAAGTCGTTAACGTGGAACATGAGGAGGTACTGCTTGTGCCGCGCTGGGTCAAGGCGAAGCGCGTCACGTTCAAGTATGGATTGGGCGATGAGTTCATCAGTGTTTTGAAAACCCTGCACATGCTCGGCTTGGATAATAAGGAGAAGATAAACGTCAAAGGTGTACAGGTCGCGCCGCGAGATGTGGTTGCCGCCTGTCTGCCAGACCCTGCTCATCTGGGGGATAAGATGAAGGGTAAGACCTGCGCGGGGACGTATGTAACAGGCACAAAGGATGGAAAGAAGCGGGCGGTCTATCTCTATCAGGTTGCGGATAACGAAGAATGCATGAAGGCGTGGGGCTGCCAGGCGGTTGTCGCGCAGACCGCCTTCTCCGCGGTAATCGCAATGGATTTGCTGAAGCACGGTGCCTGGAAAGGCAAAGGTGTACTGGGACCCGAGGCCTTCCCACCTGATCCATTCATGGAAAAAATGACAGATTACGGCTTTCCTTATGGAATGAAGGAACTGACCGCATAG
- a CDS encoding ABC transporter ATP-binding protein, protein MTSEYAVEMQDVLKQFVTPEGGILAAVNHVTMQIKDGEFFSLLGPSGCGKTTSLRMIAGFELPTEGKILIHGKEMSQVPAFQRPVNTVFQQYALFPHMTVEQNIAFGLEMKGVSRTERSKRVSEALEMVRLPGMEMRRPKQLSGGQQQRIALARALINKPEVLLLDEPLGALDLKLRKEMQLELKTLQREVGITFIYVTHDQEEALTMSDRIAVMSKGVALQIGVPEEIYERPATKFVADFIGETNFLDGVVKGQSGSKVEIDLTGTGIVFVESSRTFTNGQQVTVAVRPEKLSLNSDRKDGNTLKGHVEEVIYIGTDTHYGVRFPGGHKARVREQNITLARKSIAKTGDEVTMSFTFTSPRVLTE, encoded by the coding sequence ATGACCAGTGAGTATGCAGTTGAAATGCAGGATGTTCTAAAGCAGTTCGTAACACCGGAGGGCGGTATTTTGGCGGCGGTCAATCATGTCACCATGCAGATCAAGGATGGCGAGTTCTTTTCCCTGCTCGGTCCATCCGGCTGCGGCAAGACGACCTCCCTGCGAATGATCGCTGGCTTTGAATTGCCGACGGAAGGTAAAATCCTGATTCATGGCAAGGAGATGAGCCAGGTTCCTGCTTTTCAACGGCCCGTCAATACGGTCTTTCAACAATATGCCCTCTTTCCGCATATGACCGTCGAACAGAATATTGCGTTTGGCCTGGAAATGAAAGGGGTCTCCCGGACCGAACGTTCCAAACGGGTTTCAGAAGCACTGGAAATGGTCCGTTTGCCGGGCATGGAGATGCGCCGTCCCAAACAATTATCCGGTGGACAGCAACAGCGCATCGCCCTTGCCCGTGCCTTGATCAACAAACCTGAAGTCCTTCTCCTCGACGAACCGCTTGGTGCGCTTGACCTGAAGCTGCGCAAGGAAATGCAATTGGAATTGAAAACGCTCCAGCGCGAGGTTGGGATTACGTTCATATATGTCACCCATGACCAGGAGGAGGCGCTCACCATGAGTGACCGCATCGCAGTCATGAGCAAGGGGGTCGCATTACAGATCGGCGTACCGGAGGAGATCTATGAACGCCCCGCCACCAAGTTCGTTGCGGACTTCATTGGTGAGACCAATTTCCTGGACGGTGTTGTGAAGGGACAGAGCGGCTCAAAGGTTGAAATTGACCTGACAGGAACAGGGATCGTCTTTGTCGAATCGAGCCGAACGTTCACGAACGGACAACAGGTAACCGTGGCGGTGCGTCCCGAAAAACTCTCGTTGAATTCCGATCGCAAAGATGGAAATACCCTCAAAGGACATGTGGAGGAGGTTATCTACATTGGCACCGATACGCATTATGGTGTGCGATTCCCCGGCGGTCACAAGGCGCGTGTTCGCGAGCAGAATATTACGCTTGCTCGAAAATCCATCGCGAAGACCGGTGACGAAGTGACAATGTCCTTTACCTTTACTTCGCCCCGCGTTCTCACAGAATAG
- a CDS encoding ABC transporter permease: MLKFFRGKKGFQLLGLLGPGALWIFLFFNLPILIMLFISFVERGRAGGIKLPPVYTLNNYELFFNACASDFAGVNCNPFLYMGIFGNSVRIALVVTFWCIVIGYPLSYFIARQKPVWRDALMILVIIPFWTNFLVRTYALKSVLATEGLLNTFLMNLRLIGGPLDLLFNEFAVVVGLIYGYLPFAVLPMYASIEKFDHSLMEAAADLGAPPQRAFWRVMLPMTLPGVAAALILVFVPVVGAFITPDIMGGGKVEMIGTLINRQFGVARNWPFGSAMSLVLMTLVLIGVVAYFRSSNEETRRAM; encoded by the coding sequence ATGCTTAAATTCTTCCGCGGTAAAAAAGGGTTTCAACTTTTAGGATTGCTGGGTCCGGGGGCGCTATGGATATTTCTCTTTTTCAACCTGCCGATCCTGATCATGCTTTTCATTAGTTTTGTCGAGCGCGGACGCGCCGGCGGCATTAAGCTCCCGCCCGTGTACACGCTCAACAACTATGAATTGTTCTTCAACGCCTGCGCCTCCGATTTTGCAGGCGTGAATTGCAATCCTTTTCTCTATATGGGGATTTTCGGGAATTCTGTCCGTATCGCGCTGGTGGTGACATTCTGGTGCATCGTCATCGGCTACCCGCTGTCCTATTTTATTGCAAGGCAAAAACCCGTCTGGCGCGATGCGTTGATGATTCTCGTCATCATCCCATTCTGGACGAATTTCCTCGTCCGCACGTACGCGCTCAAATCGGTTCTTGCGACAGAGGGTCTGCTCAATACATTCCTGATGAATTTGCGCCTGATTGGCGGCCCTTTGGATTTACTCTTCAATGAGTTTGCGGTTGTCGTCGGTTTGATCTACGGCTACCTGCCCTTCGCTGTCCTGCCGATGTACGCGTCCATCGAAAAGTTCGACCACTCCCTTATGGAAGCCGCTGCGGACTTGGGAGCGCCGCCACAGCGTGCCTTCTGGCGGGTGATGCTGCCGATGACCCTGCCCGGCGTCGCCGCCGCGCTCATCCTCGTATTTGTTCCCGTTGTTGGGGCTTTCATCACGCCCGACATCATGGGCGGCGGGAAGGTCGAGATGATCGGCACGCTGATCAACCGTCAGTTTGGCGTGGCGCGCAACTGGCCCTTTGGTTCGGCAATGTCGCTGGTGTTGATGACGCTGGTGTTGATCGGGGTGGTCGCCTACTTCCGTTCCAGCAATGAAGAGACGCGGAGGGCGATGTGA